The following are encoded together in the Cololabis saira isolate AMF1-May2022 chromosome 5, fColSai1.1, whole genome shotgun sequence genome:
- the lrrn3a gene encoding leucine-rich repeat neuronal protein 3: MKETTVVACLLVELSLAAFVMALEGVAYCPALCRCDVRPWFSPSSIYIEAATVDCNDLGLSVLPERLPSETQVLLLQINNIGSVEKTLEYLANITEINLSQNNISSVSDVHLGLLPQLLSLHMEENWLHELSDSCLTSLPNLQELYINHNLIFSISSGAFQGMSSLLRLHLNSNRLTSISSQWFQHLPNLEILMLGENPILCLTDRNFEPLISLRSLVLARMNLTEIPDNTLVGLENLESISFFDNLLKQVPRVALARVKNLKFLDLNKNPIQRIQRGDFMDMMHLKELGINSMPELISIDSFAIDNLPELTKIEATNNPMLSYIHPRAFHKLPRLETLMLNSNALSALHYSTVESLPNLREVSLHSNPIRCNCVIRWVNMNKTTIRLMEPNSLFCEEPFEYKGRYVRQVHSREMAEICLPLISTMGLPDRAEVSKRSSLSLHCRAFGEPEPEIYWVTPSRDKILPGSMSDKYYMHPEGTLEIYDATEQEAGSYTCVAHNLVGADLKSVLVLVDGYNASPSKQLLDMNVTSVESHSVLVSWENTGALVTELNWSILTGGNRLFMPFRVRLPADVEKYHIRQLKPSTCYLVCVVVTAADSGYSQDCLNVTTKTLGVPAETTHRYRDSIVMASCAGFFILFALACSVIFMYLYSQVSYKKLVHDPAELFLTASTQSFPSSYILHVGKTGIYMEATAIDLANESA, encoded by the coding sequence ATGAAGGAGACAACCGTTGTGGCTTGTTTACTGGTCGAGCTATCTCTGGCTGCTTTTGTCATGGCCTTAGAGGGAGTTGCTTATTGCCCTGCGCTGTGTCGATGCGATGTACGACCCTGGTTCTCTCCCAGTTCCATTTACATCGAGGCTGCCACAGTGGACTGTAATGACTTGGGACTCTCGGTGCTACCAGAGAGACTCCCCTCAGAAACACAGGTACTGTTGCTACAGATCAACAACATTGGAAGTGTTGAGAAAACTTTGGAATACTTGGCCAACATCACTGAAATCAACTTGTCTCAGAACAACATTTCATCAGTGAGTGATGTTCATCTGGGGCTTCTCCCACAGTTGTTGTCTCTCCACATGGAGGAGAACTGGCTCCACGAGCTTTCCGACAGCTGCCTTACTTCCCTGCCAAACCTCCAGGAATTGTACATCAATCATAACTTGATTTTCTCCATTAGCTCCGGAGCCTTCCAGGGCATGAGTAGTCTGCTGAGACTTCATCTAAACTCCAATCGACTAACAAGCATCAGCAGCCAGTGGTTTCAGCATCTCCCAAACCTGGAGATATTGATGCTGGGAGAAAACCCCATTCTCTGTCTCACAGACAGGAATTTTGAACCTCTCATTAGCCTTAGAAGCCTTGTACTTGCCAGAATGAATTTGACCGAAATCCCTGATAACACTCTGGTTGGTCTTGAAAACTTGGAGAGCATATCATTTTTTGACAACTTGCTAAAGCAAGTACCCAGAGTAGCGCTAGCAAGAGTCAAGAACCTAAAGTTTCtagatttaaataaaaatccTATTCAAAGAATCCAGAGAGGAGACTTCATGGACATGATGCATCTCAAGGAGCTCGGCATCAATAGCATGCCTGAACTCATATCCATCGATAGCTTTGCCATCGACAACCTGCCAGAGCTGACAAAAATCGAGGCCACTAACAATCCCATGCTGTCGTACATCCATCCGAGGGCCTTTCACAAGCTCCCCAGGCTGGAGACGCTGATGCTGAACAGCAACGCTCTCAGTGCGCTCCATTACAGCACGGTAGAGTCCCTGCCCAACCTGCGAGAGGTGAGCCTGCACAGTAACCCCATTCGATGCAACTGTGTCATCCGCTGGGTCAACATGAACAAGACCACTATTCGTCTAATGGAACCCAATTCACTCTTCTGCGAGGAACCTTTTGAGTATAAAGGCCGGTATGTCCGACAGGTGCACTCCAGGGAGATGGCAGAGATCTGCCTCCCCCTGATCTCAACTATGGGCCTTCCAGATCGAGCCGAGGTCAGTAAAAGGAGCTCATTATCACTGCATTGTCGAGCTTTTGGCGAACCAGAGCCTGAGATCTACTGGGTGACACCGTCAAGAGACAAAATACTACCAGGCAGTATGTCTGATAAGTACTACATGCACCCTGAGGGAACTCTCGAAATATACGATGCCACAGAGCAGGAAGCCGGCTCTTACACCTGTGTTGCCCACAACCTTGTTGGGGCTGATCTCAAGTCAGTGCTTGTTTTGGTGGATGGATACAATGCTTCGCCTTCAAAACAACTTTTAGATATGAACGTAAcatcagtggagtctcattctgTTCTGGTGTCCTGGGAAAACACAGGTGCTTTGGTAACAGAGCTAAATTGGTCAATTTTAACTGGAGGCAACCGACTCTTTATGCCTTTTAGAGTCAGACTTCCTGCCGACGTAGAAAAGTATCACATCCGACAGCTAAAGCCTTCAACTTGCTACCTGGTTTGTGTTGTGGTTACTGCTGCAGACTCTGGGTACAGCCAGGACTGTCTCAATGTGACCACAAAGACGTTAGGGGTCCCAGCAGAGACCACCCACAGGTACAGGGACAGTATAGTGATGGCTTCCTGTGCTGGGTTTTTTATACTCTTTGCTTTGGCTTGCTCTGTCATTTTTATGTATCTGTACAGCCAAGTGTCTTACAAGAAACTGGTTCATGATCCAGCTGAATTATTTCTGACTGCCAGCACTCAATCCTTTCCCTCCTCCTACATCCTTCACGTGGGCAAGACTGGGATCTATATGGAGGCAACTGCAATAGACTTAGCAAATGAGTCTGCTTAA